A genomic window from Brevibacillus agri includes:
- a CDS encoding DUF503 domain-containing protein, which translates to MVAGVQIELFLPACQNLKEKRAIVKSLIGKLRSRFNVSAAEMAYPEQWQRTVLGIAAVANEMSFLQQEMQAVVRFVENHPDVELIRVDTEYYE; encoded by the coding sequence ATGGTAGCAGGGGTGCAGATTGAACTGTTTCTGCCCGCTTGCCAAAACTTGAAAGAAAAACGGGCCATCGTCAAAAGTCTCATTGGCAAGCTGCGAAGCCGCTTCAACGTCTCCGCAGCGGAGATGGCTTATCCCGAGCAGTGGCAGCGTACCGTGTTGGGTATCGCTGCCGTTGCTAATGAAATGTCATTTTTGCAACAAGAAATGCAGGCTGTCGTGCGGTTCGTGGAAAACCATCCCGATGTGGAGTTGATTCGGGTCGATACGGAATACTACGAATAG
- the rbfA gene encoding 30S ribosome-binding factor RbfA has translation MNKTRMSRVGEEIKKELSLILQRGLKDPRVGFVTVTDVEVSSDLQLAKVFVSIFGSEEQRKDSLAGLTKAKGYLRTEIGKRVKLRHIPDFVFKLDESIDYGSKIESILREISTEGEKQDES, from the coding sequence ATGAACAAAACACGAATGAGCCGCGTCGGCGAAGAAATCAAAAAAGAACTGAGCCTCATCTTGCAACGTGGACTGAAAGATCCTCGCGTCGGCTTTGTTACGGTAACGGATGTAGAAGTGAGCAGCGATCTCCAGCTTGCGAAAGTATTCGTCAGCATTTTCGGCAGCGAGGAGCAGCGCAAAGACTCTCTGGCAGGACTGACGAAAGCCAAAGGCTACCTGCGTACCGAAATTGGCAAACGCGTCAAGTTACGCCATATTCCCGACTTCGTCTTCAAGTTGGATGAGTCGATTGACTACGGTTCCAAAATTGAGTCGATCCTGCGGGAAATCTCCACAGAAGGAGAGAAACAGGATGAATCCTAA
- a CDS encoding DHH family phosphoesterase encodes MNPNRAAVEEAARFFREHDRFLVLSHVNPDGDATGSALGVVLMLEQLGKEYVVVNEGETPLKFDFLPRFDRLRNLRKQPLTEMFEAVIAVDCADESRMGDVRPLFASGAAVLNIDHHPTNDMFGTVNLVRPEAAATAEILFEVAEEAGIAFNEELALCIYTGLLTDTGGFRYSNTTPRVMEIAARLLTYGVKPGEVAERCLEEITFAHVKILRRALQTLQLSHQNLVASICVSVDDFAEAEAKREDAGGLVNYCRNIEGVEVGVSFVESEPGIVKVSMRARDRVDVSAVAKQLGGGGHAKASGCTVKGTIAEAKQKVWDVLEPALGVKHDE; translated from the coding sequence ATGAATCCTAATCGAGCAGCAGTAGAGGAAGCGGCCCGCTTTTTCCGGGAGCATGACCGCTTCCTGGTTCTTTCCCATGTCAATCCAGATGGCGATGCTACCGGCTCTGCGCTTGGAGTCGTGCTCATGCTTGAACAGTTGGGAAAAGAGTACGTAGTGGTGAACGAAGGGGAAACGCCGCTCAAGTTTGACTTTTTGCCGCGTTTTGACCGCTTGCGCAACCTGCGCAAACAACCGCTGACCGAAATGTTCGAGGCCGTAATCGCCGTAGACTGTGCCGATGAGTCACGGATGGGCGATGTGCGGCCTTTATTTGCATCTGGCGCCGCTGTCCTCAATATCGACCACCACCCGACCAACGACATGTTCGGAACGGTCAACCTGGTGCGGCCGGAAGCGGCGGCGACAGCGGAAATTTTGTTTGAAGTGGCGGAAGAGGCGGGAATCGCGTTCAACGAAGAACTCGCCTTGTGCATCTATACCGGCCTTTTGACAGACACAGGCGGCTTTCGCTACTCCAATACGACGCCACGGGTAATGGAAATCGCGGCCCGCTTGCTGACCTACGGGGTGAAGCCGGGCGAAGTGGCGGAGCGATGCCTGGAGGAAATCACGTTTGCGCATGTCAAAATATTGCGCCGCGCCCTGCAGACGTTGCAGTTGTCCCACCAAAACCTCGTCGCCTCCATTTGCGTGTCGGTCGATGATTTTGCCGAGGCAGAGGCGAAGCGCGAGGATGCAGGCGGACTGGTGAACTACTGCCGCAACATCGAAGGCGTCGAGGTCGGCGTTTCCTTTGTGGAGTCGGAGCCGGGAATCGTCAAGGTCAGCATGCGCGCGAGAGATCGCGTGGACGTGTCGGCTGTTGCCAAGCAACTCGGCGGCGGAGGGCATGCCAAAGCTTCCGGCTGCACGGTCAAAGGGACGATCGCGGAAGCGAAACAAAAAGTATGGGACGTACTGGAGCCAGCATTAGGAGTGAAACACGATGAGTAA
- the truB gene encoding tRNA pseudouridine(55) synthase TruB codes for MSNAHGVLVIDKPAGMTSHDCVARIRRLYGTKKVGHTGTLDPDVTGVLPICVGNATRLVEYLQDLPKRYNVVLRLGSATTTEDASGEVLEQAPVDAAAITVERIEQLLQSFLGEIEQVPPMFSAVKVNGKRLYDLAREGTVIERQPRKVTLYELTLHEIKVDGDSVDISFTCTCSKGTYMRTLCVDLGRALGYPAHMKLLRRIKSGPFVEEEAIPLQELEERAASGEDLSRYLVSIPQAISFLPSYQVKPERTRAVRNGLATALPGVDAEVGSLICLFAGEELLGIHRVCRGDKGLFAKAEKVFPAEV; via the coding sequence ATGAGTAACGCGCACGGCGTGCTGGTAATCGACAAGCCGGCGGGCATGACTTCCCACGATTGTGTGGCGCGCATCCGCCGGCTGTATGGAACGAAAAAGGTAGGACACACGGGAACGCTCGACCCCGATGTGACAGGCGTGCTGCCGATCTGCGTGGGCAACGCGACTCGCCTGGTAGAGTATTTGCAGGATTTGCCCAAGCGCTACAACGTCGTCTTGCGGCTCGGCTCCGCGACGACGACGGAGGATGCCTCCGGTGAAGTGCTGGAGCAAGCTCCGGTAGACGCAGCCGCGATTACGGTAGAGCGCATCGAGCAATTGCTGCAATCGTTTTTGGGAGAGATCGAGCAGGTCCCGCCGATGTTTTCCGCGGTAAAAGTAAACGGGAAGCGCCTCTACGACCTGGCCCGCGAAGGCACGGTCATCGAGCGCCAGCCGCGCAAAGTGACGCTGTACGAGCTGACGCTCCACGAGATCAAGGTAGACGGGGACAGCGTCGATATCTCGTTCACGTGCACATGCTCGAAAGGGACGTACATGCGCACCTTATGTGTTGACCTCGGTCGCGCTCTGGGTTATCCTGCCCATATGAAACTGCTTCGGCGAATCAAGAGCGGTCCGTTCGTAGAGGAGGAGGCGATTCCTCTTCAGGAACTGGAGGAGCGGGCTGCGAGTGGGGAGGACCTCTCCCGTTATCTTGTCTCCATCCCACAGGCGATTTCATTTTTGCCGTCTTATCAGGTCAAACCGGAGCGAACCCGTGCGGTGCGCAATGGACTGGCGACTGCGCTGCCAGGAGTCGATGCCGAGGTAGGCAGCCTGATCTGCCTGTTTGCAGGCGAAGAGCTGCTGGGGATTCATCGCGTGTGCCGTGGGGACAAAGGTCTTTTCGCCAAAGCAGAAAAAGTCTTTCCAGCCGAGGTGTAA